One stretch of Pomacea canaliculata isolate SZHN2017 linkage group LG11, ASM307304v1, whole genome shotgun sequence DNA includes these proteins:
- the LOC112574998 gene encoding alpha-(1,3)-fucosyltransferase fut-1-like, with translation MIKRLRALKFCLTAGTCVGLMYMIGIVGWGWSYFETPDPRYPCVNNSEQDDLGSTYFVPQSIVLNQHIPLWQRHQTSQGILGYPVPLNRSQQGDNNKTLDEVQTFDHWPNFSKNYYKNPIPESPFHPNHTIRWQFDSSQLLKRPDVTSQPPKIITWMTKPRHIPDLPEPVRLRVCPEMPCRVTSNTSFREQSSALVWSVEHMSETQPPPRSFPDQVFVFHNLEPPRGEWVCSSTYRLDSWTSVFNWTMNYRFDADILSLHGLVVKRRRPVKRNYTDILARKTKFAAWAVSSVIDQSKRKQFAAMLQKYIPIDIFGENSEHKCPRDQDDACFQTFSRDYKFYMAFENSLCKDYISEKFFRYLNLDAVLVARGSNEYKFHAPPGIFINTRTLQQSKTSPTTFCTSTNTPMTTSRFSKPRTSMRSCSRTTRCVEMTGECSSCITSTRPQLSVRCVAACGTWTPTDRPFRMQESGLIKSCATKPQIYSKNLSSVVLFIGMFFNILYLET, from the exons ATGATAAAACGTCTGCGTGCATTGAAATTTTGCCTCACTGCTGGCACCTGTGTTGGTCTGATGTACATGATAGGAATTGTTGGATGGGGTTGGAGCTATTTCGAGACACCTGACCCGAGGTATCCCTGTGTCAACAACAGTGAGCAAGATGACCTCGGTTCGACTTATTTTGTGCCGCAGTCCATTGTTTTGAATCAACATATTCCACTCTGGCAGAGACACCAGACAAGCCAGGGTATCCTGGGGTACCCAGTCCCACTCAACAGGTCACAGCAAGGAGACAATAACAAGACACTTGATGAAGTGCAAACATTCGACCACTGGCCAAATTT CTCCAAGAATTACTATAAAAACCCGATTCCAGAGAGTCCGTTTCATCCCAATCACACCATCCGGTGGCAGTTTGATTCTAGTCAGCTTCTCAAACGACCTGATGTTACGAGTCAGCCGCCGAAAATCATCACCTGGATGACAAAGCCCCGCCATATTCCAGACCTTCCGGAACCTGTGCGCCTGCGCGTGTGTCCGGAAATGCCTTGTCGTGTGACTTCCAATACTTCATTCCGGGAGCAAAGCTCGGCCCTCGTGTGGTCTGTGGAACACATGTCGGAAACACAGCCACCACCGAGATCGTTTCCCGATCAG GTTTTTGTGTTTCATAATCTCGAGCCCCCGAGGGGAGAATGGGTGTGTTCCTCCACTTACCGCCTGGATTCCTGGACGTCAGTCTTTAACTGGACCATGAACTACAG GTTTGACGCCGACATTCTCAGTCTCCATGGCCTGGTGGTCAAGCGAAGACGTCCAGTCAAGCGGAACTACACGGACATCCTGGCCAGGAAGACCAAGTTCGCTGCCTGGGCTGTCAGCAGTGTTATAGATCAAAGCAAACGGAAACAGTTCGCCGCCATGCTGCAGAAGTACATCCCCATCGACATCTTCGGGGAAAATTCTGAACACAAATGTCCTCGAGACCAAGACGACGCCTGTTTTCAGACATTCAGCAGGGACTACAAGTTCTACATGGCTTTTGAAAACTCCTTGTGTAAGGACTACATTTCAGAGAAATTCTTCCGCTATCTGAACTTAGACGCGGTGCTGGTTGCACGAGGCAGCAACGAATACAAA TTCCACGCGCCGCCAGGCATCTTCATCAACACGCGGACTTTGCAACAGTCAAAGACCTCGCCGACTACCTTCTGTACCTCGACAAACACCCCAATGACTACATCGAGATTCTCAAAGCCAAGGACAAGTATGAGGTCTTGTTCGAGGACTACCCGTTGCGTAGAGATGACGGGCGAGTGTTCTTCATGCATTACCAGTACGAGGCCACAGCTTTCTGTGAGATGTGTCGCCGCCTGTGGAACCTGGACTCCTACAGACAGACCATTCCGGATGCAGGAAAGTGGTTTGATAAAGAGCTGTGCTACAAAGCCACAGATTTACAGTAAAAATTTAAGCTCTGTCGTATTATTTATTGGGATGTTTTTTAACATCTTGTACCTCGAGACCTAG